Within Pectinophora gossypiella unplaced genomic scaffold, ilPecGoss1.1 Pgos_36, whole genome shotgun sequence, the genomic segment TCTTTGTGCAAATATTATTCGCAGGAACCTTCTGTGGGTTTGAGCAATGGGCACGTGAAAATAAGCATTGGAAAGGTCTATTTTTACCAGGTAATCGTAAGGCTGCAGGAAACTGGGGATTCTCTGCATGTTTATGAGGTGAAATTTGTTTACGATGACGTGTTCGTTTAATAGACGAAGATTGAAAATAGGCCGCATACTTCCGTCGCTTTTGGTTGTCAAGAAAATCGGAGAAATGAAACTCGGGGAGAGGCGTACGGTTTCCAAAACCCCTGTTTGTAATAGCGTGGTTATTGCGTCTCTCATTTGAGGGGAGTCTCGCGTCTGGCACCTGTGGGTTAGGGTTGCGGGAACACAAAGTGGAGGAACCTGCTTGAACGGTATCCTGTAaccctgtattatttttataatagatTTTGGGGCCCCAAGATTTTCCCACATACGGACATAGTATGCCAGACGACCCGCAATACGTACATTCGAGTCAGAACTTTCGCTTCGAACGAAAGTTTTTATTGTTCTGcccacttttaaaattatttttgttttcgtcAAAATGTTGCCTATGACGTAAGGTTTTATTAGAATCAGGTCTTATTTTATCATGGTTCTGCGCGAACCGTCTGTTCGTGTGCCCCTGCGCGGGGTAATTATGGTACCCCTGCGCGGGGTAATTATGGTATCCTTGCGCAGGATAATAGTTAGATGGAGGCCCATAAGGTTGGTATGAGAAAGAGTTCTGCATGACCTGGCCGTATTTGTTGCCCTTCGGAGGCTGAGACTGATAACCCTGCGCGGGCATCTTTGATGTTGATGGTCCAGCTTGCGCAGCTGACCAGTTGGATTTGGACGAGACCCTTGCAGGCCAAAAAATTTTTGTCGGTCCACCTGCCTTTTCGATAGCAGACGAAAGACCTTCCTTGTTAAATAAAAATTCGCAAGATGGCGGAATTTTACGCAGATTAGCGCGCAAAAACTTATCTTTTACCGATCTAAGGAGCCCCTCTCGTCTTTGTTCGACCACGTCAGCCCTATGACCGCATGCAAGTTGTAACAGGTCACccgatattttattgtaattacctTGCACAAAAATCTCATTAATTTTATCCTTTATTGACGCGGGATTTAAAACCCCTTCATTATTAAAAACCCACGAAAGGAACGAATCGAAGCCAGCCTGCGCCGCCTCTTTTTGTTTAATAAGCGCCTGAGTGAACGCGGCATAACTTTTCTCTGCTGTGCATAAAAGAGGGTACTTATCGAAAGGTTTGAATTCCTCGTTGCACTCGAGCTCAACAAATCCAGGGGTAGAAGCGTAAGCTTTTTGAACATCCGAATAACGAACATCACACCATTCGGCAGTATCAAGATGTTGTACCGATTTTAACAAATCTAAGTGGGCCTGAGCTGACTTAGGGATGGAAGGCTCCTTCAACACTGTATTTATAGAGAAGCTTAAATTCGGATTAGGGCCAGGGCTTGGAGCCTTTTCGAAACTATCATTGTCGGAGAATAAATCGCCACTAACGGTAACACTTATATTATCGTCACAGTTATTTTGCACAGCCGGCGGGTAATTATGAAAAGCTGGGTGCATGGAATTATACATTAAgtaattttgtatgttatttactTGCTCGACAAGTTTTTGTAAATCATTGTTAGATTTTTTACGCTTTATATTTTTCTTAGGAAGCACCGACTCAGCTTTTCGTTTATTGTTTCGCGTTCGTGCACGACTTGGGGAATTAGAATCGGAATCAGATGAGCTTGAAGAGCTAGAACTAGAACTATTTTCCGAAACCATCACTCACGTAAACTCACGTTCGAACGGTAGCACCgttagaaaatatttaagtagataagcactaattattatatatttattttattttttgaattttatgaaatactatttttattatttacacgtAAGACACTATAACGGATATAAGTTaggtattatgtattattataacgaTTTTGTACGTAAATCACTAACTATCCGTCCGCAcaattcgaaaaataaattgCCAAATGATTCAAAAAGCGATCTGAGCCGCTCAAGCACAGATGCGCCCCCTGGTGGCTAGTTTTAGAAGGTAACAACAGCCAATGGAAATAAAGATCAGGCTGTTGTCATAGGAATTGGAACACGTTTAGACACTGTTTCCGCCACAACATCGAAAAATCGAGTTGCCTCTCTCATTATTTTAGGCTTCGAATGACGGTACAGTGAGTTAATAAAAccgttttataataataaaagtactactcgctcaccactatgaaaccctaaaactcgcttataatcgagcttgctagcttgtttccacattctagccctacttatcacacgtccatcgttgtcggttgaacaactgcctaattatagtgtaacattacaaaacaaacattttaatcaacgattgtagacaattgacgtgcctcacggttttattttagtctagtctatgcatatgtttataattcccacgactgtatctattttattattttttggtttttagtacatttagcttaaacattgcaatgtatgtttaacataaaaccgtttaacttaaaaagtttttttacctatttttattacccacgacggaacggagcaggtatatgcgtttagggtgagagatgtttgtgtgtgcgtttgtgcaaagaaatgttattaattatcttctaaactaataatccgattttgatgcggttttcaataacgggtttgtgtttgatgagttcatgttattaaacaggtgtcatgtctgtaactcactagggggcgccacaatattagtgtttagaataaatattattcgaaacgcctcttcaatttataatagcaatttatttgcaatagtttttattagttaattgacaggcgtttttttttttcggttccattgattacacgtaattacgtcgaacacggtgctgtttcattgctacctaaatcccttaaaaatcagtaaaaaggcatatcaggcatattcatggtccttcgagccagatttcagagaagatcacaatcaataaattgtagataaattaatacgaagtgattggcgaagattaaagaaaaatcaagatcgactataagtggcacgtggattgtgtggtcaagtgaatcaaattcatccaattaatcctcatttaattcataaagttgaacccatcactcaataatcaggtagtattaagtaaacagcctccgtggtctagtggttagagcgttaggctcacgatctggtggtccgggttcgattcccgatggggacattgtcgaaatcactttgtgagactgtcctttgtttggtaaggacttttcaggcttgaatcacctgattgtccgaaaaaataagatgattccgtgcttcggagggcacgttaagcccttggtcccggctattagccgtaaaaacacctccatcaacccgcagtggagcagcgtggtggagtatgctccataccccctccggttgattgaggggaggcctgtgcccagcagtgggaggtatataggcagtttatgtatgttatgtattaagtaaagcaaagtgttgttaattacggttagtataattttaattacatttattattacccacgacggaacggagcaggtatatgcgtttagggtgagagatgtttgtgtgtgcgtttgtgcaaagtaatgttaccacctatcttttaaactaatgatccgattttgaggcggttttcaataacgggtttgtgtttgatgagttcatattcttagacaggtgtcatggctgtaactcactagggggcgccacaatattagtgcaaaacaatgttgcaatataatcaaaacgaaatgtccgattacaattctgttttcggcaatgtgtacgtggtagcttattgcatgttcccaaataataaaaattacgtctttaactcactagagggtgctacaatattagtgaaaaatagtattgcaataatattaaaacgaattgtccaatttcaatgcggttttcagcaatgggttcgtagttgaatggtgcatggtctaagtcttatgatattaactcactaggaggcgctgctatatacttttctttctatttttgtattgcttgcttacttaatttatttattgcttctgtctacttctcagtgatgcatgtattagttataagtggagacttcattggctaatgtacaaactatttgcatttttaaattgttatttaagctgtttgtttcccgatttgaaataaataaataaataaataaatatattagtgtgaaacgtttatattgcaatattattaaaattaaaacgtattgtctgatttcaatgcggatttcaggaatgagttcgtgggtgattggtgcatgttctcagatgagtgttatagaggtaactttaaacagaaagcaactgtataatatttaataagggacttaatattatgtggtaggatgaatcacacttattgttttgcgagatcttacctacacattatctatacttataataaatctgtagagaggtcaattctgtacattaaatatatttagtgatcgatactgatgccaaaaatgcaatcagtaaaatttttgtctgtctgtctgtctgtatgttccttatagaaacaaaaactgttTTGTATTCATTCACAGGATTCATACTAAATTCATTCTTCCCTTCATTCTCTCTCTGTTCGCCCAACCTCCGCAGCGTCAATACGTGTATTTAGTGTACTGTGTTTTGTACCTTTTTTCtttcacatataaataaataacaagtgattgtaaaagtgactttttgttaATAACGCCCTGCTGCATTAGAACATTCTTTTATCAATCAAAATAGTGAACATTTTTGTGGTCCTTCGAGTCGTGAGGGTCATTGTGCGCGTGAACAAGATCGCCATTTTGTGAAAAATTGTGTCTAATCTTTGTCTCAAGGAGGTCGTCACGTGACCAAGTGATCCATTCAACATTCATCAATTCATTCAGATTGTGCTGCACTCTGGCGGGCGGCGGGCAGAAGCAACCTATATTTGTCAATATCGGTCTTAAAACACTCGAGTCCAGGCCAAAAAAAttgacacaaaaaaaagaagcgACAGGCTTATTTCAACGTCATCAGGCTTCTTTCattttttctattgtttttctaCGTGTTATTTTTTCGACATGACGGAACAAGATAATTTTCAAGAATTACAACAATTAAAACAACAGAGAAGTTCATTAAAAGGAAAACTCACACGTATATGTAATTTCATACAAAGTTATAGTGCTACGAACAATACACTTCATGAGATCAAGGCGCGTCAAGCCGAACTGGAGAAAATTTTCATTAGATTCGACGAGTTGCAATCTGCGATCGAGTGCTGTGAATGCGACGATCCAGAACGTCAAGAGATTTACGAGCAAGAACGACAAACTTTTGAAGACAAATATTACTTGGTGAAGTCGAAAATGGACGCCTTACTAACTGGGCCTATTATTACCGCACGATTGTCAACAGATCATCAACAGCTTAGTTCGACCTTGAATCACGATACCATGTACAAGAAACCACGCGTTAAGTTACCTCAACTGGAATTACCAAGGTTCGATGGTGATATTCGGCAATGGCCGGCATTCAAGAATATCTTCATGGCTTCCGTAGATGACACCGACATACCAGTGGTCAACAAATTACAATATCTGAAGTCGTCACTCACGGGAGAAGCAGCGATCCTTATATCCTCATTGCTAGTGACGGAGGAAAATTATACCAAGGCCATGGAAATTCTATCAAGAAGGtacgaaaataaaacaataattgttAACTATCACTTGAAATCGATCACTAATTTTTCAACTATCACAAGATATAACCTTAAAGATTTCTTAGTAACATTACAACAAAGTTTAGACTCATTAAAGGCTATTAAGCTACCAGTTGACAGTTGGGACGCATTATTAGTGTTTATAATCTCTCAAAAACTTGATAATTCATTGCGAGCTGCATGGGAGCTCAATAGAAAGGAAAATACGATCCCTACAATGTGTGAATTGCTTGAGTTCCTTAACGCGCGTAGAACTGCATttgaaatgttaaatgctgataAGTACATTGATAAGACATATGTCAAAACCTCCCATGTCACATCTGCTGTAAATTCATCTTGTATATTGTGTCAAAACCAACATCAATTGCACAAgtgtcctaattacttagaacTCTCAGTTAATGATCGTATAAAAATGATTAAAGCTAAATCATTGTGTTATAACTGTTTACAGCCCTACCGAGCAAATCATGTGTGCTCAAAATACAAATGTCTAACATGCCATGGTAGACATCACACCAGTATACATATGGACAGAAATCTACAGCAACAGCAGGTTAGCTTTGCTTCTGCAGATTTATATTGCAATGACTTACCTCCGATGCAATCTAACATTGTTTCTCTACCTACTGCTACTTCTATGGGTACACCCAATCCTAGCTACATTCACCTGCAACGACATGCAACTGCTACTTCTATAGGTACACCTAACTCTAGCTACACTCAACTGCAACCACATGCAACTGCTACTTCTATGGGTACACCCAATCCTAGCTACACTCACCCGCAACCACATGCAACTGCTACTTCTATAGGTACACCTAACTCTAGCTACACTCAACTGCAACCACATGCAACTGCTACTTCTATGGGTACACCCAATCTTAGCTACACTCACCTGCAACCATATGCAACTGCTACTTCTATAGGTACACCTAACTCTAGCTACACTCACCTGCAACCACATGCAACCACTACTTCTATGGGTACACCCAATTCTAGCTACACTCCCCTGCAACCACATGCAACCGCTACTTCTATAGGTACACCTAATACTAGCTACACTCAAATGCAACCACATGCATCTACTGACAACATTAAATTGCCTAACACTACACACACTCACGCTACGCCTTCTACTGTGCTTTCATCTCATACTAACAGACATCAAATATTGCTTTCCACAGCCATCATCCAAATCCAAGATGCATCCGGAAAGTGGATAAACGCTCGAGCTCTCCTGGACGCAGGTAGCGAGGTCAACATTGCTACCCACAGACTGGCATCCATGCTTCAGCTTGCATGTAAAGGTgatatttgtaatattagtgGCATAGGTAACACCCAAAAACAATCTCAAATGAGTATACATACTAGTATTTCTTCACGTTATACTAACTACAAGGCTGATCTCACATTCATTGTGTTGGATAATATAGCAGTGCCGCTACCACACAACTATATACCTACACATACCTGGCACATACCAACTAAACAAGCACACACGCTTGCTGACCCTACTTTTTTCATACCTAGCTCAATTGACTTGCTTATTGGAGCTGAGCTCTTCTACTCCATACTACTGACAGGACGTATAAAACTTGGTTCATGCTTACCTTTCTTAATTGAAACTACCCTAGGATGGGTTGTATCAGGTTCTTACATTCCTGATTCTAGTGAGCTTACTTCTGACTGCACTACACCTGTTAGCATGCATTTATCACCTACTCCCACAGATGGCATACTCCAATCTTTCCGGGAACAGGAGGAAGTACTGTCTACACAAAAGTTAATCTCTCCTGATGACAAATACTGTGAGGAGTTGTACACCTCAACCACTACACAGAATAATGATGATATAATATCTACTGCTCAAGTGGTTAATATTTGCTCTACAACAGgtattaattattcatttttctATGAGCATTTTAAAAGGTTTTCTAGCTATACTAACTTGTCTAGATCAATTTCATACTTATTCAGATTCATacataatttgaaaaacaagCATAATAAACTTACTTCTCATTTATCTGTTTCAGAGCTTAAACACTCACAGACTTTCATTCTACAGGCCACACAGCATCATTCATTCCATAAGGAAATccaagaatttatttatttatttatttatttattgaggaatTAGAGACTTTACAACACAACACTAACATACATATCCAACCTCTGACAAGCTCTCacaaattatatacttttactTCTAGCCCTATTAGAAAACTGAACCCTTTCTTAGATAATGACAACATCTTACGAGTTGGAGGTCGCATACAACACTCAGACATACCATACAATCAGGCTCACCCTATCATACTACCAAACAAAGACCACATAACCACACTGATAATACGTCACTATCACTACAAACTTCTTCACGCTGGCATACAGAACACACTCTACAACATAAGACTTACATATTGGCCTATAGGTGGTAGACGTGAAGTAAAGAAATGTATACATTCTTGTACTAGATGTATTAGGTATCGTGGATCAGTCTGTGGACAGCAAATGTCTAACTTACCCGCACCTCGAGTCACGCTTACTCGTGCGTTTACCCACGTAGGGATTGATTATAGTGGCGCCATAGCCATAAGGAGTTCTATGACTAGAAACTGTAGATATTCTAAAGGTTACATATGTTTATTTGTGTGTATGGCTACTCGTGCAATTCACTTGGAGTTGGTCACTGATTTGTCCACTCAAGCCTTTATATGTGCCCTGAAAAGATTTGTATCTAGACGAGGTATTCCTACTTGTTTGTATACAGATAATGCAACCAATTTTAAAGGCTCTAAATCAGAATTACATGACTTATATAAGATGTTTTTAAATGACAAATGTTACAGTGAAATAACAGACTTCTGCGCCTCAAACTgcattgaatttaaatttactaTTCCTCTAGCAAGCCATATGGGCGGTATATACGAGGCAGGCATTAAATCTGTTAAATCATTGCTTAAAAGATACTTATTTAGTACTAAATTGACATATGAGTTACTTTACACTGTGTTGGTACAGGTAGAAGGGATTCTGAACTCTAGGCCCTTATATCCTATAACTGATTTGCCTAATGACTTAACTTGCTTGACCCCTGCTCATTTTATCATTGGCACAGCGCTAACTGACTTACCTGAACCTAATCAGCTTGACATTAATGAAAATAgattaaatgtttataaaagaataatacaaataaaacaaagattTTGGAAACAATTTTACTCTTGCTACTTATCAGAATTACAAACTAGAAATAAATGGCTTAATGTTCATAAAAACTTAAATTGTGGAGACTTAGTTATCATTAAAGATGAGGCTACTCCTCCTACTTTTTGGCCCTTGGGCAGAGTTGTTTCTACgaatattaataaaactgaTGGTCTAATTAGATCAGTAGTTGTTCGTACTTCTAAAGGTAACTTTACTAGACCTATACATAAGCTAATTTTATTGCCAAGTAAGACTGAATGATACTTTGTAATGTACCTAACtacataatacttattattagttttgtcaTATGTATAAATTAcctaatttaagtacctacttgcttGTATTAAGCTGTttaacttaagataaattactttaaattacttacttaccttcgtATTATGCATAATGTTAAACTTTGAATGATATCATACCTACTCTATTTAGCCTATAATTTGTAtcctatataaataataatagcataaaaaaaaaatatcttaccttGTAAATCCTATAATTTTATCTACTTTAAATCTTGctataaatttgttttgtaaaatatgCTAAATACTTGCCATTTAAATATTctctttattaagtacatactcAATCTATTAAGTATATAGAGTAAAGTTTGACTATAGTTTGCCTACTGTGTAACACTACCCCTAacttactaaattaaaatttaattacttaccttaCTTACCTTTACCAAATATACTTACTGTTACGATGTACTTCCTTTGTTGCTATTGATgtagataataattatcttgTGTACTTAATACTTAAGGATCTATTCTTCTAATTAATGATAGTAGGATATCTTAATCTTGTGATACTAATGGTCTACATATTAAGGTTGGTTCTATttgctacttaaataaaaaacaggACTCCTA encodes:
- the LOC126381108 gene encoding uncharacterized protein LOC126381108 isoform X1 — translated: MTEQDNFQELQQLKQQRSSLKGKLTRICNFIQSYSATNNTLHEIKARQAELEKIFIRFDELQSAIECCECDDPERQEIYEQERQTFEDKYYLVKSKMDALLTGPIITARLSTDHQQLSSTLNHDTMYKKPRVKLPQLELPRFDGDIRQWPAFKNIFMASVDDTDIPVVNKLQYLKSSLTGEAAILISSLLVTEENYTKAMEILSRRYENKTIIVNYHLKSITNFSTITRYNLKDFLVTLQQSLDSLKAIKLPVDSWDALLVFIISQKLDNSLRAAWELNRKENTIPTMCELLEFLNARRTAFEMLNADKYIDKTYVKTSHVTSAVNSSCILCQNQHQLHKCPNYLELSVNDRIKMIKAKSLCYNCLQPYRANHVCSKYKCLTCHGRHHTSIHMDRNLQQQQPSSKSKMHPESG
- the LOC126381108 gene encoding uncharacterized protein LOC126381108 isoform X3, coding for MTEQDNFQELQQLKQQRSSLKGKLTRICNFIQSYSATNNTLHEIKARQAELEKIFIRFDELQSAIECCECDDPERQEIYEQERQTFEDKYYLVKSKMDALLTGPIITARLSTDHQQLSSTLNHDTMYKKPRVKLPQLELPRFDGDIRQWPAFKNIFMASVDDTDIPVVNKLQYLKSSLTGEAAILISSLLVTEENYTKAMEILSRSPTEQIMCAQNTNV
- the LOC126381108 gene encoding uncharacterized protein LOC126381108 isoform X2 codes for the protein MTEQDNFQELQQLKQQRSSLKGKLTRICNFIQSYSATNNTLHEIKARQAELEKIFIRFDELQSAIECCECDDPERQEIYEQERQTFEDKYYLVKSKMDALLTGPIITARLSTDHQQLSSTLNHDTMYKKPRVKLPQLELPRFDGDIRQWPAFKNIFMASVDDTDIPVVNKLQYLKSSLTGEAAILISSLLVTEENYTKAMEILSRSHHPNPRCIRKVDKRSSSPGRR